CTCGTGCGCCGCACCGACTTGCCGACGCGGAACTTCAGGGAATGCCGCCGCACCCACACCGGTCCGGCAATGATGTAAGCCAGCACAACCGAAACGACGGCCAGCAACCAGGCAAAAAGAAGTATCAACAGTCCGTCCCCGCAGCGCTCAAGGTTTCGTCCGCCCGGCAGTCTGGCACGCGCCGCCGCGCCGATGCAACCTCGCGCCCCGAATTGTCAGGCGCGGATGTAGAACCCGCAGATCTTGTTGCCGTCGAGATCGCGGAAATAGCTCATGTAGTAAGGCGATCCGCCCCGGTAGCCCGGCGCGCCCTCGTCGCGCCCGCCGAGCGCCAGCGCCTTCGCATGGAACGCGTCCACCTCGCCCGGCGCCTCGAACCGGAACGACACCATCGCCCCGTTGCCAGGTGTCGCCGGCCCGCCGTCATACGGCCCCAGAACGCTGAAACAGAACTCGCCGTCCCGCCCATAGATGCGCCCGCCGGAGGGATGATCGAACATCGGCACGATGCCGGCGACCTTCAGCAGCGCGTCATAGAAGACCCGCGCCGCCACAAGCTGGTTCGACCCCACCGTCGCATACGCGAGCCTGCCCGACATCCCCGCACCCGATTTCAGCCCAGCCGCCACGCTAGGCCCGAAAGCTCTGCGCCGCCAGAGTTCGCCTTGCGTCAAGCACCGGCTGCGCTAAGCTCGCGTCACCATGAAGGGCTAGCACCGCCTCCGGGGCCGCGATCTTCGACGGCAGGCGACCCGCAGCGTCCGCGCGCGGCACGGATCCCGATTGTCCAGAACAATTCATGCCCATGCGCCAAGGCGCACCCCGCCAAACAGGCCTTTCATGACCCCCGCAAACACGACCACCAACCGCTACGGCGCCATCGCGAGCGAAATCTACGACTTCGACAAACCGCCCGGCAAACTGCGCGACACCGCCTTCTATCTCCAGCGCCTCTCCGGCATCGACGGCGAAATCCTGGAGCCCGCCTGCGGGTCCGGCCGCATGATGATCCCGCTGCTCGAAGCCGGCCACACCGTCACCGGCTTTGATCTCAGCGCGGACATGCTCGCCCGCTGCGCCGCAAGCTGCGCCGCCCGCGGCTTCTCGCCCGATCTGTCACAAGCCGGATTCGATTCGTTCGAGTACGGACGGCGTTTTGCGGCGGCGATCCTGCCGGCCGGCTCCTTCACGCTCATGGCAAGCGCCGCCGAGGCACGCAGCGTGCTGGACCGCATCCGGCGGCACCTGGCGCCGGGCGGCCTCTTCCTCCTCGACGTGATGCCGCTTTCCTATCTAGCAAACCGCGCCGACGACCGGCGCCGCTGGACAGCTGAGAACGGTGACCTGCTGACCCTCGAAGGCATCGTCACCCGCGTCGACTGGACCGCCCAGACAATCGAGCGCACCTACCGCTACGAACGCTGGCGCGACAACCGCCTCCTCACCACCGAGATAGATCCGATGGTCCAACGAATCTGGGGCGTCCTCGAACTGACCCTCGCCCTCGAAGCCGCCGGCTTCACCGTAGACGCCGTCCACGCCGACTACCGCCCCGGCGCCCCGCCCGGCCCGGAAAGCCGTATGCTGACATTTGAGGCGAGAGCGGGTTGAGGGGCACCCGCGATGGCATGAAATCGCCGGAAGCGGTCAGGTAATTCGCCAATCGGACGACTGCGATTCGCGTCAACGGAGACATTCGCGACTGACGCATTACTGGACACAATTGCTGATCAGCCCCATGTGAGAATTCCGATTAGCAAGGCCGCCAACCGAGATGCAGCTACTCAGTTCCGCACTATTCGCCGCGATCCTCACATTGGCTGGTTGTTCAGCAACGGGCGGACCTCCCGAGGCAACTGCAGCCCTATGCGCAACCGACGAAGGCCCTGCGCTTTGGGCTGGAAAATGCGTCGATGGTCTCGCCCAAGGAAACGGAACGGCCACTTTTGAAGACAGTTACATCGCCACAATCACTGGTGAATATGACCGAGGTGTTCCCTTGGGCATAGTGCGCGTCGAGTACTCCGGTGGCGGTTACTATGAAGGTGGCCTCCGTGACGGCGAACCTCACGGGTTTGGGATCGATATGGAGTCCCGGGGTGAAGGCTATGAGGGTCGTTGGATCGACGGTTTTAAGGATGGAGATGGCATCTACATTCGGTCCGATGGCACGCGCATTTCCGGTTCGTGGAACGCAAGGCGCGGGTTTCAAGGGAGTTGGTATACGGACCGAACGACCGGTTGTCAGTTTTGGTGGCGAGCATCAGCCGACCCGGTAGGCGAAGCTACATGGTCCGGCCCATGTATCAATGGCAAAGCGAACGGAGAAGGCATTGTAACCTGGTCACTCTCTGAGAATGGAACACCGTTAAAAAGCGAAGTCAGATTCCGCGGAACTATCATTGATGGCTACATTCAGGGCGACGGCAATTGGCACCAAGTTCAATACTATTCCAATGTCGTGACAACTTCAAAATTCGATGGGACTTGGAAAGATGGTCAGCGAACAGGGCACGGCGTCGAAAAGAGAACGAGCGAGTATCGAGAGTCCGACTCTCTAGATAAGGTTGTCGTTACATACGAAGGCGATTGGTACGCCGATGAGTATGGCGGAACCGGGCGGCGCGAAGAGATAACATTCAGCCGGGATGGCCGCACTGAAAAGCTGATTGAGGACGGCATGTTCGCTGACAATATGCTGAACGGAGAGGGCGTATCGGTTCGAGAAATATTGTATGTAACAGGCGACTCCTTTCTCGAAAGGTCCAAGGGAAAATTCGAAAACCGACAGTTTCGCGGCTACGGGCAGTTCGAATTCAAAAGAACCACAGGCATCGCAGTCAATTCTGGCAGCGCCACCTATCCGACGGAAATATCGAATGGCGGAACGGGCGTTGTGAACTACGCCGATGGGAGTCAATTCGAAGGCGAAGTAGACGCGACAGGCTCCCCGACGAAAGGAGAGTGCGTCCTCAAGTCAGTCAATTACTCTGGGGCATGTGTCGCGCAAACAGTCAAAACATCGGATTGGAGCCATGAAACTTGGCTCGTCAGCCCAAACGAACGCGAAACGCTCTTATTCAGGATTGGAACCTGGGTGAACTAAGCTCAATTGACCACCTCCGTTCATGGCTCCAAACGGAAACAAACCGGACAATCAAGTTGGCGGTTGGGCGGCGACTTAGAGTCAGAAACGGCCAGATGGCCGCCTTCCATAAATCAACACAACGCGTCAGCCGGCAGCGCCCTACATCCGCTCGGGCACGGTGATCCCGAGCAGGTCGAGGCCCGTCTCGAGCTGGTGGCGGACGGCGTCGGCCAGGGCGAGGCGGCTTGCGCGCTTGGCGGCGTCCGCTTCCGACGCGATCGGCAGCGCGCCGTAGAAGGCGCTGAACGCCTGCGCGAGGCTGTAGAGATGTTCGCACAGGATATGCGGCATCCGCTTCTCCCGCGCGCCGAGCAGCGCCGCGCCGAACCCGTCCAGCTGCAACACCAGCGCGCGCTCGCTGTCTTCCGTCACCGCCACCTTGCCCGGCAGGTGCCCCGCCTCGGCCGCCTTCCGCAGCACGGATTTGATCCGTACAGCCGCATAAAGCAGGTAAGGCCCGGTCTTGCCCTCGAAGCTTGTGAACCGGTCAAGGTCGAACACATAGTTCGTGAGCCGCGTATTCATCAGGTCCGAGAAGCGCAGCGCCGCCACGGCGACCTGCTTGGCGACCGCCGCGCGCTCCGCCTCGCCCATATCCTCCGGCAGCTTGCCCGCCGCCTCGATCTTCTTCTCGGCTTCTTCCAGCGCCATGCCGTTGAGGTCCGCCAGCCGCAGCACGCCGCCTTCGCGCGTCTTGAACGGCTTGCCGTCCGGCCCGTTCACCGTGCCGAAGCCGATATGTTCCAGCCTGTCCTCGGCGATCAGGCCCAGCATGCCGGCCGCGCGGTAGACCTGCTCGAAGTGCAGCGCCTGGCGCTGGTCGACGACGTACAGCATCCGCTCCGGCACCGGCTTCAGGTTTTCCATCCGGTCAAGGATCGTTGCGAGGTCGGTCGTGTGATAGCCGGTGCCGCCGCGGCTGTTGACCAGCATCACCGGCGGCATTTCCTTCTTGTCCGTTTCCTTCGCGACACGGACGATCCACGCCCCGTCGCTTTCCTCCGCCAGCCCCGCCGCCTTGTAGCGCTCGACCAGCCCCGGGATCAGCCCGTCGACATCGCTCTCGCCCTTCCAGAGGTCGAACGAGACATTCAGGAACCCGTAATCGATCTTAAGCGCCTCGATCGACACGTCGATGAAGTGGCGCAGCAGCGCGCGGTAGCCGGCCCGCCCGGCCTGCATCTCCGCCACCGCTTTCTGCGAGCGCTCGTTGCGCGCCTCGTCCGCCTTCGCCTTGTTCGACGCCTGCGGATAGAGCCGCCCGAGATCCTCGATCGTGACCGGCGGCTCCTTCGGATACGGCCCGGTATAGCCCGCGTCGAAATAGACCAGCCCCGGCTGCTCGTCCTCAAGCTCGGTGACGAGGTGGCCCATCTGCAGGCCCCAGTCGCCGAGGTGCACGTCCGAGATCACCGTATCGCCGGCAAACCGGCAGATGCGCTGCAGCGTGTCGCCGATCACCGCCGAGCGCAGGTGGCCGACATGCATCGGCTTCGCGACGTTGGCGCCGCCAAAGTCGATCACCGTCACCTGCGCGTCACCCGCCTTCTCCGCCCCCGCCATCGCATCGCCGCGCACATCCTCGGCCCGCGCCGACAGCGCCGCGTCCGACACACGGATGTTGATGAAGCCCGGCCCGGCCACTTCCGCCGACAGCACCAGCGCGTGCGCCTTCAGCGCGCCGGCAATCTCCACCGCAATCTCGCGCGGCACCCGGCCAGCCGCCTTCGCCGCTGCCATCGCGCCGTTGCACTGGAAGTCCGCCAGCTCCGGCTTGTCGCTCCGGCGCACCTCACCGAAGCGCGCCTCCAGCCCCATAGCCTCGAACGCGGCGCCGGCGGCGGCCGTCAGCTCCTTTGCCAGGCTCGCCATGGATTACTCCGACGCTGCGTCCAGGCGGAAGCGGTTGCCGCCGCGGTTGAACGCCAGCTGCTCTTCGGTCAGGTCGAAGCCGACCACGATCTCGAAGTTCACGCCCGAGATCGATTCGTCGGCGCGCGGGATCTTGATCCGGTTCACCAGCTCGGTCTTGCTGGCCACCGTCTTGCGGCCGAAATCCGCCTCGGTGGTGAAGTATTCCTTCGCCAGCACCTTGCCATTGCGCCGCGTCACCGCCACGAAATACCGGTAGTCATGCGAGCTCGCGTCCGCCATCGGGCCCTTGCCGAAGGCGAAATCCACCTCGATCTCGGCCTCCAGCGGGGTGCTGCCGGTATAGCGGCAAAACAGGCGCACATCCGAAATCTCGCCCGTATAGGCGATGTTCGGGTACAGCTTCTGCCCGCTGCCGTCGAATTCCACATATCGCGCCATGTCGAACACCGACCCGACCACCGGGCACGGGCCGGAGTTCTTGGTCGTGTCCAGCCGGTCGAGAACCTTGGTCGTGCCACAGCCCGACAGGACCAGCGCGAGGAAAACAGGGGCAAATTTCAGCATGCGTCGGCGTGTCCGTCTTGGCCTTATGAAAGGCGTGGCCATCTGATAGCTTGCCCGTGTTAAAGGCCTTGGCGCCGACACGCAACGCATGAGGCGCAGGAGATTTGAGCCCCCGATGACCCCCAGAGACCATCAGAAGCGCCCCCTCACCCTGCGCCTGGCCGCCCCCCGCGGCTTCTGCGCCGGGGTCGACCGCGCCATCCAGATCGTCGAGGAATCCCTCACCCGCTGGGGCGCCCCCGTCTATGTGCGCCACGAGATCGTCCACAACCGCCACGTCGTCGAACGCCTGGAGGCCCTCGGCGCCGTCTTCGTGGAGGAGCTGGACGAATGCCCGGATGACCGCCCTGTCATCTTCTCGGCCCACGGCGTGCCGAAATCCGTGCCCGCCGAGGCCGCCCGCCGCAACATGATCTATGTCGACGCCACCTGCCCCCTCGTCTCCAAGGTCCACATCGAGGCCGAGCGCCACTTCCAGAATCAGCGCGAGATCATCCTCATCGGCCATGCCGGCCACCCCGAAGTCCTCGGCACGATGGGCCAGCTGCCCGAAGGCACCGTCACCCTGATCGAGACCGTGGACGACGCCCTCGCCTACCAGCCGCGCAACCCGGCCAACCTCGCCTTCCTCACCCAGACCACCCTCTCGGTCGACGACACCGCCGAGATCGTCGCCGCCCTGCAGGCGCGCTTCCCCGGCATTTCGACGCCCCACAAGGAAGACATCTGCTACGCCACCACCAACCGCCAGGAAGCCGTCAAGGTCCTCGCCCCCGGCGCCGGCCTCGTGCTGGTCATCGGTGCACGGACGAGTTCAAACTCCGTCCGCCTCGTCGAAGTCGCCCTGCGCGCCGGCGCCGCCGACGCCCGCCTCATCGCCTCCGTCGACGACATCGACTGGACCTGGTTCGAAGGCGTCACCACAATCGGCCTCACCGCCGGCGCCAGCGCCCCCGAAGACCTGGTGCAAGGCGTCGTGGACGCCTGCCGGGAACGCTTCGACGTGACGGTGGAGACGGTGAAGACGGCGGACGAAACCGTGACGTTCAAACTGCCGAGGGTTTTGGCGGGGTGATGAGCATTGACCCGCGTGAGGCTGTCGCCCCCCGGGCAAGGCGCTTCGCCGCGACTTACCCAACGTCGTCCGGCGTCCGCGCACAATTTCACTTTTCTTTGGCAGAGAGGAGTTGCGCTGAACCGTTTCGGCTGCTTACGATTGAATCGGCCTGCACCAAAGGATTGCTCACAACGATGGCACGAACAGCATCGAGGAAATCGCCCGCCTCAACTAACGACGATAAGGCGCCTTCGAATCAAGGCTTGGCCGCAGCGAAGTCGGCCAAGCAGGACGAATTCTATACTCAATATGTCGACATCCAGAAAGAGGTCGAAGCCTATCTGGAATTCAACGCAGACACTTTTCGCGGCAAGGTCGTGTACTGCAATTGCGACGACCCATTCGAGAGCAATTTCTTCAAATATTTCGCGGCCAACTTTAACAAGCTTGGCCTCAAGCGTCTCATCGCCACGAGTTACGACGGTTCCCCCATCGCTGGTCAGGGCGAGCTGTTCCCGGAATACAACGAAGGGAATGGCAAGCGTCGGAAACCCAAGGCGCTCGCTGTTATTCTCGACCACGTCAGGGACGAGAACGGCGACGGTGCGGTAGACATCGATGACGTAAAGGTCTTCCTCAAAAGGAACAAAGCCGCGCGAAGGTCCCTCAACCCAGATGACCATTTCCCCGGCGGCGATTTTCGCAGTGCCGAGTGCATTGCGCTTCTGAAACAGGCAGAAATTGTCGTCACCACCCCCCCTTTCTCCCTCTTTCGCGAATACCTAGCGCTGCTTGTGAAACACGAGAAAAAGTTTCTGATCATCGGCAACATGCAGGCGACGACGTACAAGGAGGTTTTTCCGCTCATAAGGGACGACAAACTATGGATGGGCGTGAGCATCCACAGCGGCGACCGGGAATTCCGCGTTCCAGACCATTATCCGCTGAATGCGGCTGGTTGGCGCGTCGATGAACATGGCCAAAAATACATAAGAATAAAAGGCGTTCGTTGGTGGACAAATCTGGACCATGGCCGACGCCATCAGGCACTGCCTTTGATGACTACCGCTGACAATCTCAAATTTAGCAAACACAAGGCAATTAACGGCAAGACGGCCTACGATCGTTACGACAACTACGACGCTATCGAGGTGCCATTTACAGATGCGATACCTAGCGACCATCAAGGCATGATGGGCGTGCCAATTACCTTTCTTGACAAATACAATCCCGATCAATTCGAGATACTAGGATACGAAAAGAGCTACGAGCTCCAAACTAAGAAGTATGGCAATCAAGTCCAAGTCGACAAATCCGGAAGAAGAAGCAACGTAACCAAACTGAACGATGGCGTAGCGATCAAAGTGGATCGTCCGCCCAATGACCAAACATACTATGTTGTGGACGGTAAGTACTACATTCAGCAATACAAACGTGTTTTCATCCGCCACCGGACTCATTCGGCGCTGAGCAAAACGAAATGAAAACTAATCTTCGGACCAACATTAGCGTCGCAGAGATCTGCGATGGATTTGTCTACAACCAATTGGAGGGAAAGGGCCTGTTCGGATTGAGCGGAACGCTCACTATTCAGCCGGAATACCAACGCAACTACATATACGCGGAAGGCGGCGGCAAGAGGGAACAGGCGGTCATCCACTCGCTGCTCAAGGGCTATCCATTGGGCCTCATCTATTTCAACAAGCTCGCGGACAAGAAGTTCGAAGTGTTGGACGGCCAGCAACGCATCACCAGTATCGGCCGTTTCGTGACGAACAAGTTCGCAATCACGGATGAAGGCAACCCCAAGTACTTCGACAGCCTGCCCGCCGACCAAAAGGCCAAAATTCTCGACACGAAACTGCTGATCTATGAGTGCGAGGGGACTGAAACCGAGATCAAGCAATGGTTTCAGACCATCAATATCGCGGGCGTGCCGCTGAACAATCAGGAATTGCTCAACGCCATTTACTCTGGCCCATTCGTCACACTCGCCAAGGCCGAATTCAGCAACAGCCAGAACGCAAACATCCAGAAATGGAGCGCTTATGTTAAGGGAAGCGCCAACCGCCAAGACTACCTTGAACGCGCGCTGAACTGGGTGAGTAACGGCGATATCGGCACCTACATGAGCGAACATCGCACCAAGAGCGACATCAGTGAGCTGAAGACTTACTTCAACACCGTGATCGATTGGGCGTCCGGCGTGTTCAAAGATGTTGAGAGGGAGATGCAAGGTTTGGAGTGGGGACGACTCTATGAGCTGCACCACTCCAAGTCGTACGATCCAGCCAAAGTGTCTGCCGATGT
The genomic region above belongs to Acidobacteriota bacterium and contains:
- the argS gene encoding arginine--tRNA ligase; this translates as MASLAKELTAAAGAAFEAMGLEARFGEVRRSDKPELADFQCNGAMAAAKAAGRVPREIAVEIAGALKAHALVLSAEVAGPGFINIRVSDAALSARAEDVRGDAMAGAEKAGDAQVTVIDFGGANVAKPMHVGHLRSAVIGDTLQRICRFAGDTVISDVHLGDWGLQMGHLVTELEDEQPGLVYFDAGYTGPYPKEPPVTIEDLGRLYPQASNKAKADEARNERSQKAVAEMQAGRAGYRALLRHFIDVSIEALKIDYGFLNVSFDLWKGESDVDGLIPGLVERYKAAGLAEESDGAWIVRVAKETDKKEMPPVMLVNSRGGTGYHTTDLATILDRMENLKPVPERMLYVVDQRQALHFEQVYRAAGMLGLIAEDRLEHIGFGTVNGPDGKPFKTREGGVLRLADLNGMALEEAEKKIEAAGKLPEDMGEAERAAVAKQVAVAALRFSDLMNTRLTNYVFDLDRFTSFEGKTGPYLLYAAVRIKSVLRKAAEAGHLPGKVAVTEDSERALVLQLDGFGAALLGAREKRMPHILCEHLYSLAQAFSAFYGALPIASEADAAKRASRLALADAVRHQLETGLDLLGITVPERM
- a CDS encoding VOC family protein, whose product is MSGRLAYATVGSNQLVAARVFYDALLKVAGIVPMFDHPSGGRIYGRDGEFCFSVLGPYDGGPATPGNGAMVSFRFEAPGEVDAFHAKALALGGRDEGAPGYRGGSPYYMSYFRDLDGNKICGFYIRA
- the ispH gene encoding 4-hydroxy-3-methylbut-2-enyl diphosphate reductase; translated protein: MTPRDHQKRPLTLRLAAPRGFCAGVDRAIQIVEESLTRWGAPVYVRHEIVHNRHVVERLEALGAVFVEELDECPDDRPVIFSAHGVPKSVPAEAARRNMIYVDATCPLVSKVHIEAERHFQNQREIILIGHAGHPEVLGTMGQLPEGTVTLIETVDDALAYQPRNPANLAFLTQTTLSVDDTAEIVAALQARFPGISTPHKEDICYATTNRQEAVKVLAPGAGLVLVIGARTSSNSVRLVEVALRAGAADARLIASVDDIDWTWFEGVTTIGLTAGASAPEDLVQGVVDACRERFDVTVETVKTADETVTFKLPRVLAG
- a CDS encoding adenine-specific methyltransferase EcoRI family protein, which encodes MARTASRKSPASTNDDKAPSNQGLAAAKSAKQDEFYTQYVDIQKEVEAYLEFNADTFRGKVVYCNCDDPFESNFFKYFAANFNKLGLKRLIATSYDGSPIAGQGELFPEYNEGNGKRRKPKALAVILDHVRDENGDGAVDIDDVKVFLKRNKAARRSLNPDDHFPGGDFRSAECIALLKQAEIVVTTPPFSLFREYLALLVKHEKKFLIIGNMQATTYKEVFPLIRDDKLWMGVSIHSGDREFRVPDHYPLNAAGWRVDEHGQKYIRIKGVRWWTNLDHGRRHQALPLMTTADNLKFSKHKAINGKTAYDRYDNYDAIEVPFTDAIPSDHQGMMGVPITFLDKYNPDQFEILGYEKSYELQTKKYGNQVQVDKSGRRSNVTKLNDGVAIKVDRPPNDQTYYVVDGKYYIQQYKRVFIRHRTHSALSKTK
- a CDS encoding class I SAM-dependent methyltransferase, yielding MTPANTTTNRYGAIASEIYDFDKPPGKLRDTAFYLQRLSGIDGEILEPACGSGRMMIPLLEAGHTVTGFDLSADMLARCAASCAARGFSPDLSQAGFDSFEYGRRFAAAILPAGSFTLMASAAEARSVLDRIRRHLAPGGLFLLDVMPLSYLANRADDRRRWTAENGDLLTLEGIVTRVDWTAQTIERTYRYERWRDNRLLTTEIDPMVQRIWGVLELTLALEAAGFTVDAVHADYRPGAPPGPESRMLTFEARAG
- a CDS encoding DUF262 domain-containing protein, yielding MKTNLRTNISVAEICDGFVYNQLEGKGLFGLSGTLTIQPEYQRNYIYAEGGGKREQAVIHSLLKGYPLGLIYFNKLADKKFEVLDGQQRITSIGRFVTNKFAITDEGNPKYFDSLPADQKAKILDTKLLIYECEGTETEIKQWFQTINIAGVPLNNQELLNAIYSGPFVTLAKAEFSNSQNANIQKWSAYVKGSANRQDYLERALNWVSNGDIGTYMSEHRTKSDISELKTYFNTVIDWASGVFKDVEREMQGLEWGRLYELHHSKSYDPAKVSADVRRLFADPYVKRRSGVFEFILDGLQDTKLLDIRVFDDATKNAVYSKQTKAAESKNTSNCSHCAMGHDANKSRIWKLSEMEADHVSAWSKGGATTAANCEMLCTTHNRAKGNR